The DNA sequence GCCGAAATTCCCGCTGGCTATGATACCCGTTCCGAGACGGAGGCTTCCGAATGAAAACTCTTTTTCGAGCGAAAGACGGAATGTGAGAAGATCGGTTCTGTACTTTCCCTTCTTGTTGGTCAGAATATTATAGTACGCATCGAAAAACCACCATATACCGGTTTTTTCACGGGCTGTCTGGAGCCAGAAGCTCGCTGTCTCGAAATCGTCTTTCCCCTGGTTTAATTTCTCGCCGAACAGGCGCGGAACAATGAAGTTATCGTTCCAGTATCCGACACTGGTCTGGAAATTCTGACGGGTACGGGGGACAATATCCTTCCTCTTGATCGTATCTCCCGTTTTTTCCGCGGAACAGGATAATCCGAGGGACAAAGCCCGGCAGGGTTCATGGGCAAGAACCATGAACAATGTGAGAAAAAAAACAGCAATTTTCATAAATACCTTATGAGTATCACATGAGTCCGTTTATTTACACTATTCATATGAAAGCAGACAAGCCGGATTGTCAGAACAAGACGCGAAGTCCCAGCGCCCCGAGCCCTTTTTCATTGTCCTCGACAGTGGTGTCGTACATCGTAAACGTGTAAAATAAGCCGAAAAAATTCACGGCGCCTTTACGGAATGCATTGATGGTAAGCTGAAGTTTGTGTTCGAGTGACCGGTCGGCGTTTCTCCACAGATGCTGTCTCAGGGTGGCGAAATATACCCAGTTATTGAAAACGCCCACATGATACCGTACAAGGCTGAACAGCTCATACCGGTAATTCTGATTCTGTGCCGACCAGACCGACCTGGAGCCATGGAGAAAAACTCCCCCGTTTATCTGTGCATCCCATGTATTCAGAAAGACATTGTTGGCATTTTTATATTCATCGCGGAGATAGAGATAGTAAGCACCTTTTGAACCCGCGCCGAGACGGATGCTGTTCTGCCAGAACGCGCCGCCCATTTTTTCCGACTGGCTTATGGAATACACGCTCTCATGGTTAAATGCGCCTCGTACGAGCCATCGTTTTGTTTCATAGCGAAACGCCGGAGAAACCGTGTACCGGATTTTGTCCAGGGTGAATATACTCGATTCGGACCGCGAAATCATGGTCGTGTTTCCCACGAGTCCTGTTATGAACAGGTTGTGCCGCCTGTAAAAATCAACATTCGCCGTGAATTCTGCACGATATCCCGGATAGAGGCCCATAGTTTTGTCAATACCCTGGACATAGGGGGCGAACGATACCATCCCATGGGTATCCATGAGCAGCTCAGCTTCGCACGGTAGCGAAAACAGCAAAATCACTGCGAAGAACAGTACACGTTTATCTGACATTATACCCGATCACCGGTATAGATGAGAAAGATTCCGGACAAATCCCCGATTAAATACTCGGGGAACAGGCGTATGAAAAACCATACTCACAACCGCTCAGAACAGAATTCTGAAACCCGCCGATCCAAGCCCGTCGGTGTTATCAAGCAAAAAAGTATCGTAGACCGTGTAATTATAAAAAAAGCCCGCAAAATTATGTGTTCCTTTTCGAAACAGATTCGCCGTGATGTTGATCTGATGTTCGAAAGCCCTGTTCGATTTCATCCACATATGCTGACGTAGACTGATAAAGGATGCCCAGTTTTTATATACCCCGATATGATAGCGGACGAGACTGAACGACTCAGCATTGTAATCATGATTCTGTCCGGTGGCAATGGTGCTTTCGGCAGGAACGATAAGACCGAGGTTGACCTGGGCGTCCCATGCATTGATCCATGAATTATTGATATTCCTGTACTGTTGAGGCAAATAGAGGTAATACGCTTCCTTCGTGCCGATACCGATCTGAAAACTGTTCCACCAGACAGAACCCTTGAATTCGGGACGGCTTATGGTATGGATGCACTCATGGTGAAGCGCTCCCCTGATCAGCCATGTTTTGAATTCACGGCGAAAACCGGGTGTGAGCGTGTATCGTATCCTGTCAAGTTTCATTCCACGGGTGTCAGTATCCGATATAATCGTCGTCGTCCCTAAAAGACCGGTGAACACAATACTCCTGTATCTGAAAAAATCCACGGAAGTCATGAACTCCGAGCGATATCCGGGGTAGAGATACTGGGACTTTTTATATCCGTGAACGATTGGGGAGATGGTGATATGCCCGTGGGTGTGCATGATCAGTTCGGCGCTGCCTCGCCCGGAAACGAGCATTAAAACGGCAAGAAGACAGCCTGCTTTCATCACTTTCATGGCAGCCCCGGAAAAGACATGAGAAGATGGGATTTAAAGAGGCTGGACAAATCATCAATAATCCAGAACAGCACAATAATTGCAGAGCCGCGAGAATATCATATCACGAGAATATCATATCAATAAAAATACGCTTATATCATCAGAAGTCAAATCACCGTTTCAGTGGTCGTAACACCGGTCTATTTCGTTTTCTCGACACGGGCGTACGCGTTGTGGTTATGGATGCTCTCCTGGCTGTCAGCCTCGATGACATACCATGTTATAGAATCCATGCGGTCGAGCTTGAGGGCCACCTCGCGGACGACATCCTCGACAAACTTCGGATTGTTATAGGCGTGCTCGGTCACATACTTTTCATCGGGCCGCTTGAGAACCGAATAGAGACCGCCGCTTCCGGAAGACTCGACTATGTCGATGAGGTCCTCGAGCCAGACGAATTCCCGGTACCGCACCTGCACGGTAACCGTGCACCGCTGGTTATGGGCGCCATATGCCGATATCTCCTTCGAGCACGGGCATAAGGTGATAACCGGCACCGAGACGGCGATAATAAAGTCCTCACGCTCCTTGAAAGAAGCCCGGAAACGGCATGTGTAAGACATGAGGCTTCCGAGACCGGTGACCGGCGCCTCTTTTTCGACAAAGTAATCGAACTCGACCTCCATGTAGGCTTCATCGGCCTTGAGGATCTTCCTTATTTTCGCAAGAATCTCTCCGGTGCGGTCGATCCATTCAGTATCGCGGTAATCGTTGAGCAGCTCTACCAGACGGCTCAGGTGGGTGCCGCGGTAATCATGGGGAAGGTTTACATACATGTTTATGGTGGCAATAGTCGACTGCTTGACCTTTTTACGGTCAAGAACGGTGATGGGCCAGTGGAGCCCTTTTACACCGACACGGTCGAGGGGGATTTTACGGTAGTCGGGCTGGGACTGTATATCGGGAAGGTCGTCGTACGACACGATTATTCTCCATGGTTAACGGGGCATGAGACAGGATAATGGAAAGAGCCCACGGAATACCTGTTCGAAGTGGGTATAAGGTAAGATAGTCGATTATATGCCCATGAAGCAAGCACACCATGAAAAATATCAGGTTAATTAATCACAAAATAATCATCTTGGTTATTCATGATTTTTTTATTAAAATACTACCATACAGACAATAATGAGAAAAATTTTCAGGACAGAAGGAGGCACTATACGTGAAACTTACGAGCAAAGAATCGATTGAAATCCTCAAATACGCGCTCAAACGCGAAAAGGAAACCTCCGCGTTTTACAACGAATGTATCGGAAAATCAAAGAGTTCCGGAACCAGGGAAATACTGAAAGGGCTCGCCGACGACGAAGACCGTCACGCCGAAATAGTATCCAGGCTCATAACCGAAGCACAAAAGGACAGCTCCGCTCTTTCCATTGAAACGGCGCCAACGGACAGCGCAAAAAAAAGGCTGGAAAACGCTCTCAAGTCTTCAGCGATGACCGATAAGAGCTTCTCTCCGGAGTCGGTATCGGTACAGGAGATGCTCAAAAAGGCGCTTGAAATCGAAAAGGAAAGCTTCGATACCTATTCAAAAGCCGCTCATGACGCGGAAAAAGACGAGATCAAAGCAATCTTCAAATTTCTTGCCGACGAGGAAAACAAGCACTATGTCCTGATAGACAACCTGATCGACTATCTCGATGATCCGGGACGATGGCTTTATGAGGAAGAGAATCTCATCTTCCGCTTGTAATTATTATTTCTGAAAGTAAGTATTATCAAAAATCTTCCATACTGATTTCAATAATGACCCCCCTTTCAGAGGGAATGCCGAAGACAGGGGGGTCTTTTTTACATACAGAGTATTCAACATATTTAATCAAGGATTTAATACCTGGACACGGGGATATCGAGACAGGGATTCGTTCAGAGACAAGGATTTTATATCCCACTATAGCACACATCAGATAAAGTTTTTTGGAAATCGGGGGTTTATTGACAACGCCAAGGACAAGCCACTATTTATCCCGGAACACAATACAGCTATCCTGAACTTCTACTCCGTATGTATAAATAACTGTTTCCCATAAAACTCCTTTTTCTTTACCATCCACCGCTGAAAACCTCTCACCTCATTTTCCTCCCGATAATCCGGACTGCGGCATGACATTGATTGTAAGATCACGGTCGATTATTGTTTTTCCTCCCGAGACAATTTTCACATGTCCCGACGGCTTCCCTTTTGTCCCGAATGTCACTCGTACAGTTCTGCCTCCGGTATTGAACGTTACACCGACAGCGCCGTCCCCTTCTATAAGCGAGGATGGCGTCATTTCCACTGTTCCCTTGTCTCCGGCCTGGAGGAAATGCAGGAAAACATCATTACGCTGTTCCTTTACAGGCGAGACTTCCATGCGCCAGTTGCCGAAAAGGGCGCCGTTGTACCGTGTTCTCGCCCGTTCGGCAGTCTCAGGTGCGAGTTCCCAGTTCTTCCCGGCGGCCCAGAACTCCTTACCCGGCCCCCCGACTTTTGTGAGCGCGGCGTCTTTCGGAAGCAGCGTCCTGCAGAAAATACGGCCGTCCTCATGATCGGCGCGGAAACTGTCCCCCGTGACAACCGGCTCATTCTGCGTATGGAAAAGCCACTCCTTTTTGTATGAGGCCTCTTTCGATGTTATACGGTCGCAGATCACAAAGAAGTCCGGATAAATAAACACATACTGCCTGAGCGAGAGGTCGCATTTTTCGGGAAGGTAACACTCGGTGACATCACCGGCGACATAGGTATAGACATCGTTTGTCTCGAACGCGGCGCAGACCCCGCCGGTCGGTTTATACATTCCTCCGTAATTGATTTTCCCCTCAGGGCCGTCATAGGCCAGCCCCCAGTAATCCGGGAACGGTTCGCCAGGCATGTGGATGAGTGTGCAGTTGTGCGCCACAGTCTGTGAATAGTAGTGCCTCAGCTGGTAGCTCGTGCTCATTCCCCTCGTTCCGGTATCGAGGGCAAGCCAGCCTTTTTTATAGATGATAAAATTGCCCTCGTCGAATTGTTTGTGACTGGGGACCTCCGAGCCTATTGTGAACAGCGAATATGTGTCGTCGGGCCCCGCACCGGAGCGCATGAAAACCTGTCCGAGTGTTTCAAAGTGGCGGGCATGGAGCGATGTGTCATTGGGGCCTTTCGGCAGCGGTGCCTTGTCGATATTCGTCAGGAGAAAAGGGTAGAAAAACCATGTCCAGTTGTACTGCCGGTATTCCGCCGGGATTTTTTCACGGATATACGCCGCAAGGGCCGCGCATTCCGGTTCAGTTTCGCCGTAAAAATCCATGAACTGGGACATGTGCATGTAGAGATTCTCCACCCACAGGCGATTGTCGTAATGATAGACATCGCCGGAGCCGAACTCCCGCGGTTCCGGGCCCGGCAGCCAGTTCCACATGATCCAGACCGGAAAATATGCCAGATAAGGCCAGTCGGCAGCGATATCCTCACCTGTTGCCGAACGCCAGGTGTAGAGGAAGTTGAGCTGCGACCAGGGGTAGTGAGCGATCGCGTATGTTGTCGTGGCAGATGCCAGCCCACCGTCATCGCCCGCGCATTTCTTGCGGTACTCGAACAGATCGAGATTATACTGACGGCCTCTTTTGAGGAATTCAAGCGCCTTTTCGTCATCGATACCGTCCCCATACGCGGCGACACCGGTAAACCAGACCAGGTTACGGTCTCCATAGAAACCAGTCGTATGGTCGCTGTCGTTCAGGCGGTGTATCGGCGGCCTGTCCGGGCGTGGACGGAGGCTGTACACATGCTCGATAAACGCTCCCATGAGTTCCCGCCTCTCACTCTGCGAAAGATCGTTGTAGAGCCAGTCGTAGGCGGCAAGCCAGTGAACGCGGCTCGTCGAATACCAGTCGACCGCCATACCCTTGTCGATGCACCCGTGATACGCGTCCACGCTGACTTTGAGCATCCGTTTCGCTGTTTCGAGATACTTTTTCTCCCCGGTCACGAGATAGACAAACGCTGTTCTGCCTGCCTGGATACCGTATTCCTCAGGTCTCGGCAGCATGATTGTCTCGACTGTACCATCGGGGCGAAGCCTGTCCGCGTTATCGTCACCCCTGCTCCCAGGTATTGGGTTTTCAGGGTATGCATCCACCATATCTTTCAGCTCGGCAAACCATGCCTTTTCCTCGTTGAGAGCACGGGACTTCACAGCGGGCCATATCTCAGTGTTGAAAAAAAGGCGGGGGTGATCGCTGCGGATGGCGGATATCCACTCATCCTCGGCAAAGAGAGGGCATGGATATGAATAAACGGCTGTAATAAAAACAACAATGAGTATCAATATTTTTTTCATCCCTCAACTCTCACATGTAATTATAAAAGATATTCATAATATAATCCGATTCAGAACTGTCCCAACGTTGAGATGGGTAGCAGTTATAAATGATTGTGATACAATAAGTAATATAGAATAAAAGAATTATCTATCTGGAATCAGAATTTTTTATATTTTAATCAAAAGAATTCCCGCGGCTTGCTGAGGGGAAGTTTATTTACTGGTTTAATACTGTGTTATCTTTCAGATAGCATTAGCAATATCGGAAAGAAACAGCCTGTTCTTTTTTCAGAAGTTCGGGCGGAATATCCCCCACCGAACCGTGGTTATCGAATGACTTTTAAACATCAGGATCATTATGTGTTCTGTTCATTGCCGGATTTCATTTTTTTAAACAGCTCATCGGCAAGCTCCTGATCCCTGGTGCTCCGTGACGGCTGCTCGCTGGAGGCGGGAGCACCAGATAACAGCTTTTTCATGACTGATGCAGAATATTCCCTTGTTTTTTCAGACTTTTCCTGACCGGAACCATCGGTGCCCTGCCCGGTTTCATCACGGGTTTCGGCGGGCGCTGGTTCACCTCGTTTTTCCCCGGCCGGAAAGACTGTTTTCATGCCGAGGGGTTTTTCAAGTATCGTCCGTGCGGCCTCACGGGCTTTGTCGGTTTTTTTGCCTTCCGTTTCGCTGACCCCGCCAAGAGCTTTCGGTTTGAACTGCCTGACATGAGGTTTTTCCGCTGACAACTCATCATCGCCGGTATCGACGATTCCTTTAAACGAAGAAGCCGTATCACGGACAGCCCTTCCGAGCAGCTCATGAAGATCGCTCGCATAGATGCACACGATTCCGTCCTCGAGCCAGGAGGGCCATGAAACAAACAGGGGGATTTTGTCCGGTTCATGCCCCTGAGCCTCGACAAGTCCCGATCTGAGAATATTACGAATCTCCATGTTTTCCGATACGGTGATGGTAAACATATCGTTTGTGTCGTGGGATACCTGAGGAGTTTCGTTTTCCGGTGTTATATTTTTTTTCATAGGGACAGTCCTCATGTACGGTTCAAAATACCTTATCGCACCTTCATGAAATATGGGGGTGTTTGAAAAGTCTGTCAAGCTTCTTGCGTTAACCGGGCATATATTGCACGCCCTTATAATTATTTCCGTTTTACATCCGCCACAGGCGCCCTTCGGAATGCTATTGCTCCGGTGGATAAACAGTGATATCGGATTGTGTCATGCCGAACATGTTTCGGTATTTATTCCAGATATCAGTATCATTGTTTATTCGCCGGATGTTATTACCGGGACAGCTTTCCGATGACCAGTTTCTTGATGTCTTCCGTACAGTCCTTGCGCATCACGAGCGTTCCGTTCCGTGAGCGTACGATTACAAGATCGTGAATCCCGGCAAGCATGACTGTTTCCCCGGCGTCTTCGCAGAAAACGAGGTTGTTGCAGGAATCCGAAACCACGAGCGTTCCCTTGTGGAAATTTCCGTGCTCATCCTTATCGAGAAAATCCCTGAGCGACAGCCATCCGCCGACATCGATCCATGAAAATGTCGATTTCACACAGCGGACATTCCGGGCTTTTTCCATAACGCCGAAATCAATCGAAATCGAAGGAAGCGGATCGAATGCCTTTTCGAGGGTGTATTCCATACCCTCGCCCGTACCTGCTTCGAGGGCTTTTCCCATGAGCCGGAGATGGTCGGGCAGGAACTGCTCCAGCCGGGCCATGATTGCATCGGTCTTCCAGACGAACATGCCGGAATTCCAGAAAAACCGCCCGGAATCAAGATACATCCTCGCCGTTTCGAGATCGGGTTTCTCCTTGAAATTCCTGACTTCGAAATGTTCGATTCCGTCGACAGTCGCTGTGAGCGCACCCCGTTCGAGATAACCGTACCCTGTCGCCGGATACGTCGGTTGTATCCCGAAGGTATAGAGAACATCACCTTTGTCTGCCATCATGACAGCGGAAAGGAGGGTCGTGCGGAACAAATCCGCCGGCTCGATGAGGTGGTCGGCGGTGAGTGTCACGATCACAGGGTTGCCGAATCTCTTCCGGCAGAGCACAGCCGACAGGGCCACTGCCGCCGCAGTATCGCGCCGTACGGGTTCGCCGATGATATTTGCGGCCGGAACAGCGGGTAGCTGCTCCCGAACGAGCGGCACGAAATCCCTTCGGGTCAGCACAAGAATACGCTCCGGGGGCACAATGTCCGCTGCGCGCTCGAAGCTTTTCTGAAGCATGCTCCGTTCCCCGAACAGCTTCAGAAACTGTTTTGGCGTATCCTCGGTGCTCAGGGGCCAGAAACGGCTTCCCACACCGCCGGCCATGATAACGACAACCATATCCATGATGTTCTCCTGTGCTTTATATGATAGCAGAGTATGCCGCTCTATTTCAACGGGACCGGTTTTTCATCCGTCCGGTTCATGTGTTCGGGAAATCTCATAACGCGTTCCCCTGTTCTGTCGCACATGTAGAGCCGTGAGGGCGA is a window from the bacterium genome containing:
- the folE2 gene encoding GTP cyclohydrolase FolE2; translation: MSYDDLPDIQSQPDYRKIPLDRVGVKGLHWPITVLDRKKVKQSTIATINMYVNLPHDYRGTHLSRLVELLNDYRDTEWIDRTGEILAKIRKILKADEAYMEVEFDYFVEKEAPVTGLGSLMSYTCRFRASFKEREDFIIAVSVPVITLCPCSKEISAYGAHNQRCTVTVQVRYREFVWLEDLIDIVESSGSGGLYSVLKRPDEKYVTEHAYNNPKFVEDVVREVALKLDRMDSITWYVIEADSQESIHNHNAYARVEKTK
- a CDS encoding ferritin family protein, which gives rise to MKLTSKESIEILKYALKREKETSAFYNECIGKSKSSGTREILKGLADDEDRHAEIVSRLITEAQKDSSALSIETAPTDSAKKRLENALKSSAMTDKSFSPESVSVQEMLKKALEIEKESFDTYSKAAHDAEKDEIKAIFKFLADEENKHYVLIDNLIDYLDDPGRWLYEEENLIFRL
- a CDS encoding heparinase II/III family protein, translating into MKKILILIVVFITAVYSYPCPLFAEDEWISAIRSDHPRLFFNTEIWPAVKSRALNEEKAWFAELKDMVDAYPENPIPGSRGDDNADRLRPDGTVETIMLPRPEEYGIQAGRTAFVYLVTGEKKYLETAKRMLKVSVDAYHGCIDKGMAVDWYSTSRVHWLAAYDWLYNDLSQSERRELMGAFIEHVYSLRPRPDRPPIHRLNDSDHTTGFYGDRNLVWFTGVAAYGDGIDDEKALEFLKRGRQYNLDLFEYRKKCAGDDGGLASATTTYAIAHYPWSQLNFLYTWRSATGEDIAADWPYLAYFPVWIMWNWLPGPEPREFGSGDVYHYDNRLWVENLYMHMSQFMDFYGETEPECAALAAYIREKIPAEYRQYNWTWFFYPFLLTNIDKAPLPKGPNDTSLHARHFETLGQVFMRSGAGPDDTYSLFTIGSEVPSHKQFDEGNFIIYKKGWLALDTGTRGMSTSYQLRHYYSQTVAHNCTLIHMPGEPFPDYWGLAYDGPEGKINYGGMYKPTGGVCAAFETNDVYTYVAGDVTECYLPEKCDLSLRQYVFIYPDFFVICDRITSKEASYKKEWLFHTQNEPVVTGDSFRADHEDGRIFCRTLLPKDAALTKVGGPGKEFWAAGKNWELAPETAERARTRYNGALFGNWRMEVSPVKEQRNDVFLHFLQAGDKGTVEMTPSSLIEGDGAVGVTFNTGGRTVRVTFGTKGKPSGHVKIVSGGKTIIDRDLTINVMPQSGLSGGK
- a CDS encoding NTP transferase domain-containing protein gives rise to the protein MDMVVVIMAGGVGSRFWPLSTEDTPKQFLKLFGERSMLQKSFERAADIVPPERILVLTRRDFVPLVREQLPAVPAANIIGEPVRRDTAAAVALSAVLCRKRFGNPVIVTLTADHLIEPADLFRTTLLSAVMMADKGDVLYTFGIQPTYPATGYGYLERGALTATVDGIEHFEVRNFKEKPDLETARMYLDSGRFFWNSGMFVWKTDAIMARLEQFLPDHLRLMGKALEAGTGEGMEYTLEKAFDPLPSISIDFGVMEKARNVRCVKSTFSWIDVGGWLSLRDFLDKDEHGNFHKGTLVVSDSCNNLVFCEDAGETVMLAGIHDLVIVRSRNGTLVMRKDCTEDIKKLVIGKLSR